A DNA window from Bacteroides cellulosilyticus contains the following coding sequences:
- a CDS encoding xanthan lyase, translating into MKRIVLLLTIILYGSSLFAQDIEANVQDRLQSFFREYTTTTVNIGTCKLDSFRINHQKKKLFIYADEKFSYQPFRPETVDAIYRHLKQILPGPVNYYDLTVVTSGQTIENLIPNLYRKGKKDKSRLYSGLEYKGEPWVTRTSRPYDVSRGLEGKHIALWQSHGKYFINKTGEWGWQRPRLFCTTEDQFTQSFILPYVIPMLENAGANVFTPRERDTQKQEVIVDNDGAQNSLYLDVKSRKAKWEQTGLPGFAWRKQVYRDGENPFVSGTARFAPTEKKKDKAFAEWIPDIPETGEYAVYVSYQTLPNSVSDAKYIVFHNGGTTEFKVNQQIGGGTWVYLGTFSFDKGKNDYGMVVLSNESKQKGVVCADAVRFGGGMGNIERGGETSGMPRYLEGARYSAQWSGMPYPVYGGREGKDDMSDDINVRSRMINYLSGGSIFNPKDKGLGVPFELSMALHSDAGVSKEDKIIGTLGIYTTEFNDGVLGAGTDRYASRDLSDILLTQLQRDIRSSYATDWTRRSMWNRNYSETRLPAVPSTIVELLSHQNFADMRLGHDPNFKFTVGRSIYKAILQYLCDQHGKDYVVQPLPVSNFAIRFGNKKNTLELSWNGEEDPLEPTAKPREYIVYTRIGRGGFDNGIRVNSPSYTVKIEPGIVYSFKVTAANRGGESFPSEILAAYKAKKEKGRVLIVNGFDRLSGPAAIDTPTEAGFDLSKDPGVPYLYDISLCGAQTEFSRKQTRKELGRSGSEWEGMKIAGNSFDYPFIHGKAIQASGDYSFVSCSDEAVESGRIPLEAYDIVDYILGLEKEDRQSNPASNAYYKTFSSAMQRVLTAYCQSGGNLLVSGSYLGSDMNGSQGDREFTQNILKYAYGQSITDNRSGNINGLGRTFSIPRLPNEYAYPVTAPECILPTGTAFPVLTYTAGNQSAAIAYQGNYRTFVMGFPLESIEQETDRNAVMASILQFFQAKK; encoded by the coding sequence ATGAAAAGAATTGTTTTATTACTTACCATAATTCTATATGGAAGCTCACTCTTTGCACAAGATATCGAGGCGAACGTGCAAGATCGTCTTCAATCTTTCTTCCGGGAATATACTACCACAACCGTAAATATAGGAACTTGTAAACTGGATAGTTTCCGCATCAATCACCAAAAGAAAAAGCTGTTCATCTATGCCGATGAAAAGTTTTCCTATCAGCCTTTTCGGCCGGAAACAGTGGATGCCATTTATCGACATCTGAAACAGATATTACCGGGTCCTGTGAACTACTACGATCTGACGGTAGTAACAAGCGGACAAACTATCGAAAACCTCATTCCAAACTTATATCGGAAAGGAAAGAAAGATAAGTCTCGCCTGTACAGCGGACTGGAATACAAAGGTGAACCTTGGGTGACACGCACTTCCCGTCCTTACGACGTCAGCCGGGGATTAGAAGGGAAGCATATAGCTTTATGGCAAAGCCACGGGAAGTATTTCATCAACAAAACAGGCGAATGGGGTTGGCAACGGCCACGGTTATTCTGCACCACAGAAGACCAGTTCACACAATCCTTTATCCTGCCTTATGTTATCCCTATGCTAGAGAATGCCGGTGCCAACGTATTTACCCCCCGCGAACGGGATACACAAAAGCAGGAAGTCATTGTCGATAATGACGGTGCGCAGAATTCCCTCTACCTGGATGTGAAAAGTCGTAAAGCCAAATGGGAGCAAACAGGACTCCCCGGCTTTGCCTGGCGCAAACAGGTTTATCGGGACGGAGAGAACCCCTTCGTCAGTGGTACCGCACGTTTTGCCCCTACAGAAAAGAAAAAAGACAAAGCCTTTGCCGAGTGGATACCCGATATTCCGGAAACAGGAGAGTATGCTGTATACGTCTCTTATCAAACTTTGCCTAATAGCGTAAGTGATGCCAAATATATTGTTTTCCATAATGGAGGAACCACTGAGTTCAAGGTAAATCAGCAGATAGGTGGTGGTACATGGGTGTATCTCGGTACTTTTTCTTTTGATAAGGGAAAGAATGATTATGGCATGGTGGTACTTAGCAATGAAAGCAAACAGAAAGGGGTAGTCTGCGCTGATGCCGTACGCTTTGGTGGTGGAATGGGCAATATAGAACGCGGTGGAGAAACCAGTGGAATGCCTCGTTATCTGGAAGGTGCCCGTTATTCCGCCCAATGGTCCGGCATGCCTTATCCGGTTTATGGCGGGCGTGAAGGTAAAGATGATATGTCCGATGACATTAATGTACGTTCCAGAATGATTAACTATTTGTCCGGCGGTTCGATATTCAATCCCAAAGACAAAGGTTTAGGAGTACCTTTTGAACTCTCAATGGCATTGCACAGCGATGCGGGTGTCAGCAAAGAAGATAAAATCATAGGTACGCTCGGCATATATACCACTGAATTCAATGACGGAGTACTCGGAGCCGGAACAGACCGCTATGCCTCCCGAGACCTTTCCGACATTCTGCTTACCCAACTCCAGCGGGATATCCGTTCCAGTTATGCCACGGACTGGACTCGCCGCAGCATGTGGAACCGTAATTACAGTGAAACGCGACTGCCCGCCGTTCCTTCCACTATTGTCGAATTACTTTCGCACCAGAACTTTGCCGATATGCGCCTCGGACATGATCCCAACTTTAAATTCACCGTAGGACGCTCTATTTATAAAGCCATTCTGCAATACCTTTGCGATCAGCATGGCAAGGATTATGTGGTACAACCTCTTCCTGTAAGTAACTTCGCAATTCGCTTCGGCAACAAAAAGAACACACTGGAACTTTCCTGGAATGGTGAAGAAGACCCGTTGGAACCAACTGCCAAACCGCGCGAATACATCGTATATACCCGCATTGGTCGTGGGGGCTTTGACAATGGCATACGTGTCAATAGTCCCTCTTATACCGTAAAGATAGAACCCGGTATTGTCTATTCCTTTAAAGTAACCGCGGCCAACCGGGGTGGAGAAAGTTTCCCCTCCGAAATTCTTGCAGCTTATAAAGCAAAAAAAGAAAAAGGACGTGTGTTAATTGTCAATGGATTCGACCGCCTCAGTGGGCCAGCCGCCATTGATACCCCCACTGAAGCCGGATTCGATTTAAGTAAAGATCCGGGTGTACCTTACTTATATGACATCTCACTTTGTGGTGCTCAAACAGAATTCTCCCGTAAACAGACCAGAAAGGAACTGGGACGTAGCGGTAGTGAATGGGAAGGAATGAAAATTGCCGGAAACAGCTTCGATTATCCTTTCATACATGGGAAAGCGATACAGGCATCCGGAGATTATAGTTTTGTATCATGCAGTGATGAAGCCGTAGAAAGCGGACGTATTCCATTGGAAGCTTACGATATCGTAGACTATATCCTCGGACTGGAAAAAGAAGACCGCCAAAGCAATCCGGCAAGCAATGCATATTACAAAACCTTTTCCTCTGCCATGCAGCGAGTACTGACCGCTTATTGCCAATCCGGTGGAAATCTGCTTGTGAGCGGTTCCTATCTTGGCAGCGATATGAACGGTTCGCAAGGAGACCGGGAGTTCACACAAAACATTCTGAAATATGCCTACGGACAGTCCATCACCGATAATCGCTCAGGAAATATTAATGGTCTGGGACGTACATTCAGTATCCCCCGCCTACCCAATGAGTACGCTTATCCTGTAACTGCTCCCGAATGTATTCTACCGACAGGTACTGCTTTCCCGGTACTCACCTATACTGCCGGAAATCAAAGTGCCGCCATTGCCTATCAGGGCAACTACCGTACCTTCGTTATGGGGTTCCCATTAGAGAGTATTGAACAGGAAACGGATCGCAACGCTGTCATGGCTTCTATCCTGCAATTCTTTCAAGCAAAAAAGTAG